From the genome of Corallococcus macrosporus DSM 14697:
CCCAACGCCCGGGGCGAGCGCCGTCACCTGCGCGACCTCTACGCGAGCGACGAGCCCCCCTCGGGCGCGGCGGACTGCGCCGGCCCCAAGCTGCTGGCACATGCCCTCACTCAAGGCTTCCAGCCCCTGGCGCTCGCGGAGTTCTGGTGGGGCGCACCGCCTCCCGCGGGAGGCCGGGCCGCCGGCGCGTACTACCCTGCCTGCAAGGACAAGTGCGGGCCGCTGCTGCCGTACATGCTGGAGGGACTTTCCGTCGCCGCGCCTCGCCCCTTCATGGTGCCTACGCTGCCACCCCGGCCACTGGACATCGTCTTCGAGGACGAATGGCTCGTGGTGGTGGACAAGCCGGAGGGCCTGCTCTCCGTCCCCGCGAAGGACGTCTCGGTGGAGGACTCGGTGCTGGCCCGGCTGCGCGCGCGCGCTCCCGGCGCGACGGGGACGATGCTCGCGCACCGGCTGGACCTGGACACGTCGGGGCTGCTCGTCGCCGCCAAGGACGCGCGCACCTACGCGGCGCTGCAACGGCAGTTCGCGGGGCGCGAGGTGCACAAGCGCTACGTGGCCTGGGTCGAAGGCAGCGTCCGGGGCGAGCGTGGCACCATCGACTTCCCCATGCGCGTGGACCTGGACGACCGGCCCCGCCAGATTCACGACCCCGTGCACGGCAAACCCGCGGTGACGGAGTGGCACGTGCTCGAACGCAGCCAGGGCCGCACGAAGGTTGCCCTCTTCCCGCTCACCGGGAGGACGCACCAGTTGCGCGTCCATGCGGCCCATCCGCTCGGCCTGGGCGCGCCCATCGTCGGTGACCGTCTCTACGGGCATCCGGGCTCCCGGCTGCACCTCCATGCGGAGGCCCTGTCGTTCCAGCACCCCGCCACGGGACAGCGCCTCACCCTGGAGCGGCCGGCGCCCTTCTGACCTCGCCTGCGCAGGCCACCCACCTGCGCGGCATGCGGCACCGCGGCGCCCGCGGCGGAGCACCCGCGAGGAGGGCCCCGGGGCGAGCCTCAGACCTTGCTGTTTGGAAATGTCGGGGGTTTTGCGCCTGGAAATGTCCCGACATTTCCGAACAGCGAGCGCTCCGAACGCGCCCCAGGCCCTGCCCATTCAGCCCAGGGCGTACACCTGCGCAGCGGCGTGGCTCACGCCTCGGAGCCGGCGGAGGCCGGCGCTGGCTCGGACGAAGCAGGTCCAGGGGACTCCGGCGCCTCCGTCGAGGAGACGGTTCCCCCGGCCGCCGCCGTGGGCTTCACGCCCAGCTCGCGCGTCAGCTTGGGCGTCACGCCGGTCTCCGCCAGCAGCCGCTCCAACTGCGCGCGCGCGCGCCGGTTCTCCCGGTGCACCCGGCGGCCCAGGATGAGCTCGTTCTTCAACGAGTGCTCCCAGCCCGTCAGCTCCGTCACCGTCACCTGGTAGCCGAAGGCCTCCAGCGTCAGCGCGCGGATGACGTTCGTCAGGTGCGAGCCGAACTCGCGCCGGTGCCACGCGTGCGCGTACAGCAGCGACATGGAGCCACTGCTGGCCACGACGGGGCGCTTCTCCTTGAGCTGCGCGGCCACCTCCGCCTGGCAGCACGGCACCACCGCCACGTGGTCCGCGCCATGGCGGATGGCCGCGACGAGCGCGTCATCCGTGGCCGTGTCACACGCGTGCAGCGCCATCAGCAGGTGGATGCGCTCCGGGTACGTCGCCGTGTCGATGTGCGCCGTCTGGAACTGCATCCGCGTGAAGCCCAGCCGCTGGGCGCGGCCCTGGGCCCGCTCCGTCAGCTCCGGCCGGCCTTCAATGGAGAGCAGCGCGCCGCTGTCCGCGTTCTTGAGGAACAGCTCGTAGAGGACGAAGCCCAGGTAGGCGTTGCCGCTGCCCGCGTCCACCATCACCGCGTTGGGGTGGCGCGCCTGGACGTCCTCCACGGCGGGGCGCAGGAGGCCCATCAGGTGGTTCACCTGCTTGAGCTTGCGCAGCGCGTCCGCGTTGAGGTGCCCCTCGCGCGTGAGCAGGTGCAGCTCGCGCAGCAGCGCGGGGGACTGGTCCGGCAGCAGCTCCCGCCGGACCTGCGAGGCCTTGACGTTGCGCCTCAGACGGACACCACTTCGAGCACCTCGGGAATCATCTCCCGCAGGCGCCCCTCGATGCCCATCTTCAGCGTCGCCGTGGACGACGGGCAGCCCGCGCACGAGCCCTTCATGTGCAGGTAGACGATGCCGTCCTCGAAGCGGTCCAGGGTGATGTCACCACCGTCCATGGCCACCGCCGGGCGGATTTCGCTGTCCAGGATGTCCTGGATGCGCCCCTCCACCGAGCCACCCGCGCCCTGCCCGGCCGCCTCGCGGGCCGCCGCCAGCGCCGCCTCGTCCACCACCGGCTCGTTGGCCGTCAGGTGCGTGTCGAGCGTGGCCATGACCTCGTCATTGAGCTCGTCCCACTCCCCCTCCTCCCCCTTCGTCACCGTCACGAAGTTGGTGCCAATCATCACCGCCGTGACGCCACGCACGTCCATCAGCTTGCGCGCCAGCGGGGACTTCACCTGGGCATCGTCGCGGTTCGTGATGTTCACCGCGCCGCCCGCCAACAACCGCCGGTCCACCACGTACTTCAGCGTGCTGGGGTTCGGGGTCCACTCGAGCTGGATGTTCACCGACATTCAATTCTCCTTGGACGTCTCCTCTAAGGCGCTCGCGGCCCCATAGCAACCCGGCTCGCGGGCTGGCAATCGCCCCGCGCCCCCGCGCCTCCCCTCCTGGTCGGCATCAACCTGGAATACAGGAAATACATGAACTCATAGTGGATTTCGCGTAGACTCCTGGCATGCCCCCTCCCATGCCTCGCATCCCCGCCAGCGTGTTCGAGGGACTGTTCGTGCGGGGGCTCCAGGCGGACGCCGCCCTGCTGCGGGAGCTGGAGACGCTGGGGTACGACAGCCGGAAGCCGGAGCTGGACTACCCCATCACCCTCTGGCAGCGGGCGGTGGCCCTGGCGCGGCGGGAGCGCTACGCGGAGCTCGGTGACGAGGACGCCTACCGGCGACTGGGCCGCCAGAGCGTCCTTGGCTTCGCGCAGACGTTGGTGGGCCGCATGACGGCGGTGGCCCTGCCCCTGATTGGCCCGGCGCAGACGCTGGAGCGGGTGCCTCGCTACCTGGCGATGATGGGCCGCTCGGACCTGGACGTCTCGATGTCCCCCGAGGGCGAGCGGGGTCGCCGCATCTCCATGTCGGACCGCTTCAACCGGCCCGAGCTGATGGCGGGGGGCCTGGAGGCCATGTTGGAGCTGGCCAACGCCCGGCCTCGAATCACCGTGGAGGAGCGCAGCAGCGAGGGGTACCGTCTGCTCGTGCGCTGGTAGCCCACCAGCCCCGCCCCGGAGCTCCGCGTGCCCTACCCGCCCAGACTCGCCCACCTCGCCACCCGCGCCGTGGTGGTGGCGAAGCTCATGCCCACCTACGCGCAGGCGCACCACATCGACGAGGAAGAAGCGGCGCAGCGGCTGTCCAGCGCGCTCTCGGGGCGGATGCTGCCCTCGCTGCTGGAGGCCGCGTGGGACGCCATGCGCGGCAAGGCGAAGCGGCTCACCGATGACGGGCTGGTGGAGAAGGTGGCCACCACCTTGAGTGAGCGGCCCCTGCGGCCGGGGCGCATGGCCCCCATGAGCCCGGCGCTCAGCGCCTTCTTCATCCTGGTGGACCTGGAGGTGGGCACCGCGGGGGACGCCGCGCGGCGGGTCATGGAATCGGACGAGGGACGCCGCCGGGGGGCGGAAGGACTGGCGGAAGCCGGACGCTTCCTCGCCGCGGAGCTGACCCGCGGGAAGTAGCGCCCGGACAGCCGTGGCAGCAGCGGGTACGCATCGTTATAGGCTCGCCCTGGCCCAGGCTCCGACGATGTCCACCCCGCTCCCCACCACGCTGCGCATCCTGCGCTCCCTCACCGAGCTCCCCCGCGCCACGTGGGACGCGCTGGTGGACGCCCGGGCCACGCCGTTCCTGGAGTGGACCTTCCTCGCCGCGCTGGAGGAGAGCGGCTGCGCGGCGCCGGAGCGGGGCTGGCACCCCCGCCACCTGACGCTCTGGCGCGGCTCGCGCCTGGTGGCCGCCGCGCCCGCCTATCTCAAGGACGACAGCGACGGCGAGTTCGTCTTCGACAGCCCCTGGGCCACCGCCGCCGAGCGCGCCGGCCTGCGCTACTACCCGAAGCTCGTCCTCGCGGTCCCCTTCACCCCCGCCACCGGGCGCCGCGTGCTGGTGGCCCCGGGCGAGGACCGCGCCGCGCGCGAGGCGGAGCTGCACGCCGCCGCCCAGGAGTTCGCCCGCGCCGAGCGCCTGTCCGGCGTCCACGTCCTCTTCCCCACCGAAGAGGAGCTGCCCGTCCTGGAGGCCCAGGGCTTCGCCGTGCGGCTGGGCGTGCAGTACCACTGGCGCAACCGGGGCTACCGGACGCTGGAGGACTTCCTCGCCCGCTTCCACGCCAGGCGCCGCCACCAGCTCCGCCGGGAGCTGCGGGCCCTGTCCGAGCAAGGCATCTCCGTCCGCACCCTGCGGGGGGAGGCCCTGGCCAACGTGGACCCGGACACCGTCTACCGCCTGTACGCCGCCACGGTGGACAAGTACCCGTGGGGCCAGCGCTTCCTCACCCCGGACTTCTTCGCCCGGCTGCTCGCCCGCTTCCGCCACCGCTGCGAGTGGGTGGAGGCCCGCCGGGAAGGCCGGCTGGTGGCCGGTGCGTTCAACTTCACTGGTGCCAACGTTCTGTATGGCCGTTACTGGGGCTGCTTCGAGGAGCATCCCTTCCTTCACTTCAACGTCTGCCTGTACCACCCCGTCACGGAGGGCATCGCCTCCGGCCTGGAGCGCTTCGAGCCGGGCGCGGGCGGGGAGCACAAGCTCACCCGGGGCTTCGAGCCGCGCCTCACGTACAGTGCGCACCTGCTCCTCCACCCGGGCATGGACAGGGCCGTGCGCGGCTTCCTGGCCCACGAGCGGGCAGCCGTCGAGGGGGGCCTGCCCCAGTGGCGGGCGGAGACTGGTTTCAAGGAGGGGGAGTGAAAATCCCCCGTCCGTTCAGCAAGGGAGTCCGAACGACTTATGGCGCAGAAGCATGAGCACGATACCTCCGTCATCACGGAGACCGCCCCCAAGCAGAAGCTCAAGAAGCCGCCGCTCTACAAGGTGCTCCTGCACAACGACAACTACACGACCCGCGAGTTCGTCGTGGCCGTGCTCAAGGAGGTCTTCCACAAGTCGGAGACGGATGCCGTGCAGATCATGCTGCACGTTCATTACAACGGTGTCGGGGTGGCCGGCGTCTATACGTACGACGTCGCCGAAACGAAGATTCAGACGGTGGAGGCCGCGGCGCAGGAGAACGACATGCCGCTGCGGCTCTCCATGGAACCCGAGGAAGGTTGAAACGTGGCAGGACCGCTGATTGCCAAAGAGTTGCAGGCCAGCTTCCGCACCGCCCTGGACGAGGCGCGGAAGATGCGCCACGAGTACCTGACGCTGGAACACCTGCTCCTGGCGCTCACCAGGGATTCACGCACCCGCGAAATCCTGAAGGGGTGCGGCGCCAACGTGTCACAACTCCAGGAGCGCCTGGTCTCCTTCCTGGAGGAGACGGTCGAGCGCCTGCCCGAGGGCGTGGACGCCGAGCCGCAGCAGACCATTGGCGTGGAGCGGGTGCTCCACCGCGCCGCCATGCACGCGCTGTCCGCCGAGCAGAAGCTCATTGACGGCGGGGACGTGCTGGTGGCCCTCTTCCGCGAGGACGAGAGCCACGCGCTCTACCTGCTCCAGCAGGAGGGCGTCACCCGGCTGGACCTCCTCAACTACATCTCCCACGGCGTCACCAAGGACGGCGAGGGTGAGGGCGAGGAGGGCGCCGGCCACGCCGCCCCCGCGGGCGACGACGACGAGGGCGAGTCCTCCAAGAAGAGCCCGCTGGAGGCCTACACGGTGCAGCTCAACATCGAGGCCAGGGAGGGGCGCATCGACCCGCTCATCGGCCGCGAGAAGGAGCTGGAGCGCACCATCCAGGTGCTCTGCCGCCGCCGGAAGAACAACCCGCTCTACGTGGGCGAGGCGGGCGTGGGCAAGACGGCCATCGCGGAAGGGCTGGCGCTGCACATCCACGAAGGCCGCGTGCCGGAGGTGCTGAAGGACGCCGTCGTCTACTCACTGGACATGGGCGCGCTGCTGGCGGGCACCAAGTTCCGCGGCCAGTTCGAGGAGCGGCTCAAGGGCGTGCTCAAGGCCCTGAAGGAGCAGCCGAACGCCGTCCTCTTCATCGACGAAATCCACACCATCGTCGGGGCCGGCGCCACCAGCGGCGGCTCCATGGACGCCTCCAACCTGCTCAAACCCGCGCTGGCCAGCGGGCGGCTGCGCTGCATCGGCTCCACGACGTACCAGGAGTACAAGTCCGCCTTCGAGCGAGACCGCGCCCTGTCCCGCCGCTTCCAGAAGATTGAGGTGGGCGAGCCCTCCATCGAGGACACCGTCCTCATCCTGGAGGGGCTGAAGAGCCGCTACGAGGAGCACCACGGGGTGAAGTACCAGCCCGAGGCCATCCGCGCCGCGGCGGAGCTGTCCGCCAAGCACATCAATGACCGGTTCCTGCCGGACAAGGCCATCGACGTCATCGACGAGACGGGCTCGGCCGAGCGGCTCAAGCCGGAGGGCCAGCGCTCCGGCACCGTCACCGGCGCGGACGTGGAGGCCGTCGTCGCGAAGATGGCGCGCATCCCCGCCAAGAGCGTGTCCGCCAGCGAGGGCGTGCAGCTGCAGAATCTGGAGAAGGACCTCCAGGGCGTCATCTTCGGGCAGGACTCGGCCATCAAGGACCTGGTCAGCGCCATCATGCTGGCCCGCTCCGGCCTGCGCGCGCCGGAGAAGCCCATTGGCTCGTTCCTCTTCTCCGGCCCCACGGGCGTGGGCAAGACGGAGCTGGCCAAGCAGCTCGCGCAGTCGCTGGGCGTGGAGTTCCTGCGCTATGACATGAGCGAGTACTCGGAGAAGCACACCGTGAGCCGGCTCATCGGCGCGCCGCCGGGCTACGTCGGCTTCGACCAGGGCGGCCTGCTCACGGACGCCGTGCGCAAGCACCCCTACGCCGTCGTGGTGCTGGATGAAATCGAGAAGGCCCACCCGGACCTCTTCAACATCCTGCTCCAGGTGATGGACCACGCGACGCTGACGGACAACAACGGCCGCAAGGCCGACTTCCGCAACATCGTCCTCATCCTCACCACCAACGCGGGCGCCCAGGAGATGAGCACCAAGGCCATTGGCTTCGGTGACCTCGCGAAGCCGGCGGACGCCACCCGCGCGAAGAAGGCGATTGAGCGCACCTTCACGCCGGAGTTCCGCAACCGCCTGGACGGGTGGATTCTCTTCTCCGGCCTGCCACCCGAGGTCATCCTCAAGGTGGTGGACAAGGAGGTGCGCCTGCTCCAGAAGATGCTGGACGAGAAGAAGGTGAAGCTGTCGCTGACGCCCGCCGCCCGCGCGTGGCTGGCCGAGCACGGCTATGACCCGGCCTTCGGCGCCCGGCCCATGGCCCGGCTGGTGGACAACTCGCTGAAGAAGCCGCTCGCCCAGGCCCTCCTCTTCGGCGACCTCAAGGACGGCGGCACCGCCTACTACGACGTGGACGGCGACAGCCTCAAGCTGCGCACCGAGCCCGCCACCGCCGAAGTCGCATAGCCCTGCCCGCGCTGGCCGCGGACATGACGAGGCCCCGGTCCCCTACGCCAGGGAGCCGGGGCCTTCGTCTTTCCAGCGGGCCGCGCTACTCCACGCGGTAGCTCTTCACCGCGCTGGAGAGCTGCTCGGAGATGATTTGCAGCGTGGTGGCGGCCTCGCCGGTGGAGCCGATGCGGGCCACCGTCTCGTCCATCATCTTGGACAGGTCATTCACCGCCAGCGTGATTTGGTTGATGCCCACGTTCTGCTGGCTGACGGCGGCGGCAATCTGCCGGACGGCGGCGGCGTTGTCCTGGACGATGGACGACAGCTCGCGGAGGTTCTGCCCGCTGGTGCGCACCTGGGCCAGGCCCGACTCCATGCGCTCGGCGCCGCGCTCCGTGATTCGCACCGCCACCGTCACCTGGTTGGCGATGTCGTCCAGCAGCTCGCGCACGCGCGTGGTGGCTTCGATGGACTGGTCCGCCAGGGCGCGGATTTCACGCGCCACCACGCCAAAGCCCTTGCCGTGCTCGCCGGAGCGGACGGACTCGATGGCGGCGTTGAGCGCCAGCATGTTGGACTGGTCCGCCAGGTCCTTCACCGTCTGGGTGATGCCGCCAATCTGCTGCGTGCGCTCGCCCAGCTCGACGATTTTCTGTGCAATCTCCCCCACCTGGGCGCGGATGTCGTTGAGCCCCGCCATGGTGAGCTCAATCGAGGCCTCGCCGGACTTGGCCAGCGTGTCGGCGCGCTCGGCCACCGACAGCACGCTCTCCGCCTTCTGCGCGGCCAGCATGGAGGTCTGCTTGATTTCCTGCGCCGTCACCTGCGTCTCCTGCAGCGCCGCGGCCTGCCGGGAGATGGTCTGCGCCTGCTCCGTGGAGGAGGCGTTGAGGTGCTCGGTGGACTGGGTGAGGGCCACGGCCGCCTGCTGGAGGTTCACCGTCACCTCGCGCAGCCGCGCCACCATCTGCGAGAAGGAGCTGGCCAGCCGGCCCACCTCGTCCCCGCTCTTCACCTGGATGGGGCGGGTGAGGTCGCCGGACTCCACGATGTGGCCGGCCACCTCCGTCAGGCTCTTCAGCGGCCCGACGATGCTGCGGCCGAACAGCGCGGACACCGCCACGCCCAGGGCCACCAGCAGCGCCGCGAAGCCCACCATGCGCACGCGCAGCGCGGACACCAGCCCGTCGATGTGGTCCCAGGACACGCCCACGTGCACCGCGCCCAGGCGGCCGCCGGCCACCGGCGCCACCACGTCCATGGCGCGCAGGCGGCGTCCCCCGGCGTCCGCCTCCAGCACCGCGCCCGCGCCCGCGGTGGCCACCGCCTCCTTCAGCGCGTCCGGGAAGCCGTCCGGGAAGGTGTGGGCCACCACGTTGCCGGCTGAGTCCTGGATGAAGGCATAGGCCAGGTCGGAGTGGCCCACGCTGGCGTCCAGCATGGGCTGGAGCGCGCTGGCCCCCGTCGCCACGCCCTGCTCCGCCGCCACCGCCAGGCCCCGGGCCACGTGCCGCCCGGCGCCCAGGTAGCTGTCGGCCAGGTCGCTCTCCAGCCGCCGCGTGGCGACGCCGGTGAGCAGCGTGGCCGCCGTCGCGCTGATGAGCGCCGTGACGAGCACGAACTTGGGCGCCAGCCCCAACGACTGGCGGAACTGCTGCGACAACTGGGTGGCGAAGGACTGTTGCGGGAGGCTCACGGAATCACCGCCGGGGAAACGACGTCAGGACGGCACCCGCGGGGGAGCGGGCAGGTGACACAGGGATTGGGGCTCACCGGGCGGGACCTCCATCCGGGCGCCCGCTTCGGAAGGGGGCGAAGGTACAGCTCTGCAGGATGAGCTCCGGCAGCGAGGACAGGGGCACGCCCTGGTCGGTGGCCTTCACTTCAATGGCGGCGCGCGGCATGCCGAAGACGACCGAGGACGCCTCGTCCTGGGAGTAGGTGACGCCGCCCGCCTTGCGGATGGCGAGCAGGCCCCGCGCGCCGTCCTCGCCCATGCCGGTGAGGACCACGCCGCCGCTGCGCCGGCCGAAGGCGGCGGCCAGCGACGCCAGCATCACGTCTCCGCTGGGGCACGGCCCGCCCCGGCTGGGCTGCAGCCGCGCCAGCCCGGCCGCGTCCACCAGCAGGTCGTTCCCGTCCAGCGGGAAGTACACGTGGCCCGGCTCCAGCCGCTCGCCGTCCTTGGCGATGGACACCGGCAGCGGCGTCACCTGGGACAGCCAGCGCACCATGCCCTGGGTGAAGCCCACGGTGATGTGCTGGGCCACGAGCAGCGGCACCGGCAGCGAGCGGGGCAGCTTGGACAGCACCTCCGCCAGCGCGGGCGGCCCGCCCGTGGAGGCCACCACACCGAAGATGTCCACCCGCGCGCCGGTGGGCGGCGGCGGGGCCGCGGTGGCGCGCGCCCGGCGGGAGATGACCGGCACCTCCGCCATGAGGCACACCGAGTGCGCCAGCTCCTTGCCCCAGCGGCGCAGCTCCTCCGCGTTCGTCACGTTGGGCTTGCCGATGAGCTCCAGCGCGCCGGCGCTCATCGCCTGGAAGCCCAGGTCCACGCCGCGCTGCTCCGCCACCGCGCTCACCACGAGGATGCGCGCGGGGGACTGGGCCATGATGGCCGCGATGGCCCCCGGCCCATCCAGCCCGGGCAGCAGCAGGTCCATGGTGATGACGTCGGGGCGCAGGAGCCGCGCGAGCTGCACGGCGCGGTTGCCGTCGCCCGCGCGGCCCACGACCTCGATGCGCGGCTCCTCCGTGAGGAGGGCCGTCAGCATGTTGGCCATGGTGGGCGAGTCGTCCACCACGAGGACCCGGATGGGCCGCTTGATGCTCACGCGCGACTCCCGCGGCGGCTCATCACGTCCAGCACCTCCGCCAGCAGCCGGCCCGCGGCGCACTCGCGCTTGCTGAGGTAGCCGTCCGCGCCCGCCTCCAGGCCCCGCTCGCGCGCCACCGCGCTGTCATGCGCGGAGACGAGGATGACGGGCAGCGACGCCGTCTCCGGGCGCTCGCGCAGCTTCGCGATGAGCTGCGTGCCGTCCATCTCCTCCATGTCCAGGTCGCAGATGACGACGTCGTAGGTGTCCGTGGCGAGCCGGTCCAGGGCCCGCGCCCCGCTGGCCGCCAGGTGCACCGTGAAGCCGCCCGCCTCCAGCATGGCCCGGTGCAGCGCCCGCGCGGTGAGCGAGTCGTCCACCACCAGCGCGCGCCGCTGCGCCGTCACCTGCACCTGCGCCGTCTCCGTCACCAGCCAGTCCGGACGGCAGATGAGCAGCAGCTCGCCGCGGCTGAGCGTGGCCGCGCCCTGCCAGGCCGGCACGTCCCGCACCTCCGACGGCAGCGGGCGGATGACCAAATCACGGTCCCCCACCACCGCGTCCACCACCAGCGCCACGCGCTTGCCACCACTCTGGACAATCAGCAGCGGCTGCCCCTCGGTTGGCGGCGCCAGGGCGCGCAGGCCCAGCCGCGCCCCCAGGTCCACCACCGACAGGAGCTGCCCCTGGTACTCCAGGTGCGCCCGGCGCTTGCCCAGGCGCAGCGACTCCGCGCGCGCCAGCTGCGTGGCCTCCACCGCCAGCATCGGCAGGCCCACGAGCTGCTCCAGCACGCGCACCACCAGCACCGGCGAGCTGCCCAGGTCCGTGGGCAGCGTGAGCATGAAGCGCGTGCCCTGCCCCGGCGTGCTCGCCACCTCGATGCGTCCCTGCAGCCCCTCCACCGACGCGCGCACCGCGTCCAGGCCCACGCCCCGGCCGGACGTGTCCGTCACGTCCGCGCGGGTGCTGAAGCCGGGCCGGAAGATGAGGTCGCGGAGCTGGTTCTCGTTGTAGCGCGCCGTCTCCTCCGCGGTGACGACGCCGCGCTGCTCGGCCACCCGGCGCACCGACTCCACGTCGATGCCCGCGCCGTCGTCGGACGCCTCCAGGTAGAGCAGGTTGCCCTGCTGCTCCACGCGCAGCGTGAGCGCGCCCTCGTGGTGCTTGCCCGCGCGCTCGCGGTCCGCCGGCAGCTCCAGGCCGTGGTCCACCGCGTTGCGGAGCAGGTGCACCAGCGCGCCCTGGAGCTTCTCCAGCAGGCGCCGGTCCAGCGACACCTCCGCGCCCACCACCGACAGCCGGGCCTCCTTGCCAAGCTG
Proteins encoded in this window:
- a CDS encoding NifU family protein, whose amino-acid sequence is MSVNIQLEWTPNPSTLKYVVDRRLLAGGAVNITNRDDAQVKSPLARKLMDVRGVTAVMIGTNFVTVTKGEEGEWDELNDEVMATLDTHLTANEPVVDEAALAAAREAAGQGAGGSVEGRIQDILDSEIRPAVAMDGGDITLDRFEDGIVYLHMKGSCAGCPSSTATLKMGIEGRLREMIPEVLEVVSV
- a CDS encoding pseudouridine synthase — encoded protein: MSAGGGPHLAAGPWFTPFEPQPLADELPERFPSPFDEGAPHALACRAAEWLQRELRAGRLAPGLPASCLDTTAGGKMFGVLAVRAPDGRIGFLRAFSGMLEGRWDLPGFVPPLFIRDAREQLEPSGEALVKRLMAREEAFRQSPERAALLAEDDALVARHAEARAALRATHDARKKQRHARRADIAASAGLSEDARRAAVHALDQESRRDKAELRGLEAEHDEARRTLSPLRARLERRLRAMERLRRIVCRALMKRLHDTYVVPNARGERRHLRDLYASDEPPSGAADCAGPKLLAHALTQGFQPLALAEFWWGAPPPAGGRAAGAYYPACKDKCGPLLPYMLEGLSVAAPRPFMVPTLPPRPLDIVFEDEWLVVVDKPEGLLSVPAKDVSVEDSVLARLRARAPGATGTMLAHRLDLDTSGLLVAAKDARTYAALQRQFAGREVHKRYVAWVEGSVRGERGTIDFPMRVDLDDRPRQIHDPVHGKPAVTEWHVLERSQGRTKVALFPLTGRTHQLRVHAAHPLGLGAPIVGDRLYGHPGSRLHLHAEALSFQHPATGQRLTLERPAPF
- a CDS encoding GNAT family N-acetyltransferase: MSTPLPTTLRILRSLTELPRATWDALVDARATPFLEWTFLAALEESGCAAPERGWHPRHLTLWRGSRLVAAAPAYLKDDSDGEFVFDSPWATAAERAGLRYYPKLVLAVPFTPATGRRVLVAPGEDRAAREAELHAAAQEFARAERLSGVHVLFPTEEELPVLEAQGFAVRLGVQYHWRNRGYRTLEDFLARFHARRRHQLRRELRALSEQGISVRTLRGEALANVDPDTVYRLYAATVDKYPWGQRFLTPDFFARLLARFRHRCEWVEARREGRLVAGAFNFTGANVLYGRYWGCFEEHPFLHFNVCLYHPVTEGIASGLERFEPGAGGEHKLTRGFEPRLTYSAHLLLHPGMDRAVRGFLAHERAAVEGGLPQWRAETGFKEGE
- a CDS encoding methyl-accepting chemotaxis protein, with protein sequence MSLPQQSFATQLSQQFRQSLGLAPKFVLVTALISATAATLLTGVATRRLESDLADSYLGAGRHVARGLAVAAEQGVATGASALQPMLDASVGHSDLAYAFIQDSAGNVVAHTFPDGFPDALKEAVATAGAGAVLEADAGGRRLRAMDVVAPVAGGRLGAVHVGVSWDHIDGLVSALRVRMVGFAALLVALGVAVSALFGRSIVGPLKSLTEVAGHIVESGDLTRPIQVKSGDEVGRLASSFSQMVARLREVTVNLQQAAVALTQSTEHLNASSTEQAQTISRQAAALQETQVTAQEIKQTSMLAAQKAESVLSVAERADTLAKSGEASIELTMAGLNDIRAQVGEIAQKIVELGERTQQIGGITQTVKDLADQSNMLALNAAIESVRSGEHGKGFGVVAREIRALADQSIEATTRVRELLDDIANQVTVAVRITERGAERMESGLAQVRTSGQNLRELSSIVQDNAAAVRQIAAAVSQQNVGINQITLAVNDLSKMMDETVARIGSTGEAATTLQIISEQLSSAVKSYRVE
- a CDS encoding ATP-dependent Clp protease adaptor ClpS, whose translation is MAQKHEHDTSVITETAPKQKLKKPPLYKVLLHNDNYTTREFVVAVLKEVFHKSETDAVQIMLHVHYNGVGVAGVYTYDVAETKIQTVEAAAQENDMPLRLSMEPEEG
- a CDS encoding DUF2378 family protein — translated: MPPPMPRIPASVFEGLFVRGLQADAALLRELETLGYDSRKPELDYPITLWQRAVALARRERYAELGDEDAYRRLGRQSVLGFAQTLVGRMTAVALPLIGPAQTLERVPRYLAMMGRSDLDVSMSPEGERGRRISMSDRFNRPELMAGGLEAMLELANARPRITVEERSSEGYRLLVRW
- a CDS encoding class I SAM-dependent methyltransferase, translating into MPVVHGDAEDGHRGAPAGDDSRGARSGVRLRRNVKASQVRRELLPDQSPALLRELHLLTREGHLNADALRKLKQVNHLMGLLRPAVEDVQARHPNAVMVDAGSGNAYLGFVLYELFLKNADSGALLSIEGRPELTERAQGRAQRLGFTRMQFQTAHIDTATYPERIHLLMALHACDTATDDALVAAIRHGADHVAVVPCCQAEVAAQLKEKRPVVASSGSMSLLYAHAWHRREFGSHLTNVIRALTLEAFGYQVTVTELTGWEHSLKNELILGRRVHRENRRARAQLERLLAETGVTPKLTRELGVKPTAAAGGTVSSTEAPESPGPASSEPAPASAGSEA
- the clpA gene encoding ATP-dependent Clp protease ATP-binding subunit ClpA; translated protein: MAGPLIAKELQASFRTALDEARKMRHEYLTLEHLLLALTRDSRTREILKGCGANVSQLQERLVSFLEETVERLPEGVDAEPQQTIGVERVLHRAAMHALSAEQKLIDGGDVLVALFREDESHALYLLQQEGVTRLDLLNYISHGVTKDGEGEGEEGAGHAAPAGDDDEGESSKKSPLEAYTVQLNIEAREGRIDPLIGREKELERTIQVLCRRRKNNPLYVGEAGVGKTAIAEGLALHIHEGRVPEVLKDAVVYSLDMGALLAGTKFRGQFEERLKGVLKALKEQPNAVLFIDEIHTIVGAGATSGGSMDASNLLKPALASGRLRCIGSTTYQEYKSAFERDRALSRRFQKIEVGEPSIEDTVLILEGLKSRYEEHHGVKYQPEAIRAAAELSAKHINDRFLPDKAIDVIDETGSAERLKPEGQRSGTVTGADVEAVVAKMARIPAKSVSASEGVQLQNLEKDLQGVIFGQDSAIKDLVSAIMLARSGLRAPEKPIGSFLFSGPTGVGKTELAKQLAQSLGVEFLRYDMSEYSEKHTVSRLIGAPPGYVGFDQGGLLTDAVRKHPYAVVVLDEIEKAHPDLFNILLQVMDHATLTDNNGRKADFRNIVLILTTNAGAQEMSTKAIGFGDLAKPADATRAKKAIERTFTPEFRNRLDGWILFSGLPPEVILKVVDKEVRLLQKMLDEKKVKLSLTPAARAWLAEHGYDPAFGARPMARLVDNSLKKPLAQALLFGDLKDGGTAYYDVDGDSLKLRTEPATAEVA
- a CDS encoding chemotaxis protein CheB — translated: MSIKRPIRVLVVDDSPTMANMLTALLTEEPRIEVVGRAGDGNRAVQLARLLRPDVITMDLLLPGLDGPGAIAAIMAQSPARILVVSAVAEQRGVDLGFQAMSAGALELIGKPNVTNAEELRRWGKELAHSVCLMAEVPVISRRARATAAPPPPTGARVDIFGVVASTGGPPALAEVLSKLPRSLPVPLLVAQHITVGFTQGMVRWLSQVTPLPVSIAKDGERLEPGHVYFPLDGNDLLVDAAGLARLQPSRGGPCPSGDVMLASLAAAFGRRSGGVVLTGMGEDGARGLLAIRKAGGVTYSQDEASSVVFGMPRAAIEVKATDQGVPLSSLPELILQSCTFAPFRSGRPDGGPAR